Within the Thermus tengchongensis genome, the region CTCCACGCCCTCCACCGGGCCGGCCTGGGGGTTGAAGCCTTCCGGCAGGACCCCGACCCCCAGGTGCGGGCCGAGGCCCTAGTCCTGCTGGGGGAAGCGCCCGGTGCGGTAGACCTTTTCCAGAACCGGAGGGAGTCCCCAGGCCCTGAGGTCAAAGATCAGAGGGCCTAGGTCGTAGGGTACCTTGAGGAAGCGGACCTCGAGGGTCTCCGTGTCCAGGACCATGGCGTCGGCCCCGGGTTCCCCACTCAAGGAGAGGCCCACGCTTCCCGGATCCGCCACCAGGCCCAGGCCCACCCGGCGGGATAGGGGAAGGTGCCGGCCTCCCAGGAGGAGGGTAGCGGCACCGTAGCGCTCCAGATGGGGCAGGAGCTGGTTGGCGGGGCCCAGGAGGTCCAGGTGTTTCTCGGGGTTGCCAGGGGTGCCGTGGAAGGCCACCAGCCGGTTTTCCCCGTAAACTTTCCGGTGGGAAAGCCTTAGGGAGCGGAGGTAGTTGAGCTCCCTTTCTGAAAGTTGGGACCGGGTCCATTCCAAGGTGGCCTTGCCCACCCCTTCGGGTAGGGTGCCCGGCAAGGGGTAGGCTACCCTCAGGTCCCAGGCCCCGGCGATGGTGGGAAGCCCTTCCTTCATCAGGCGTGCGATGACCTGCTTGGGATGGGGGCCGTAGCCCACCAGGTCCCCGAGCACCAGGACCTCGTCCACACCTTCTTCCCGCAGGGCCTCGAGGGCGGCCTCGAAAGCCGGTAGGTTGGCGTGGATGTCGGAAAGGACCCCTAGCCGCATGGGTTCATTTTCCCACGCAACTTGGGAAAGACCTGTGAAAGAACCTGAGCCTACCCCTTATGTTAAAAGGGTGCGGCCCTTTCTCCTGGGCCTCCTCCTGGCCCTTACCCTGCCTCCTTTCCCTTTCGGTTTTTTCGCCCCAGTGGTCCTGGCCTTTCTCCTTCAAGGGGGTTTCCGCACGGGATTCCTCACGGGCCTTGGGTTTTGGGGTTTGCACCTCATCTGGCTCCCCCAGAGCTTCACCGCCCTCTTCGGCCCCTTAGGCGCCCTGCCCTTCCTTCCCCTAGTGCTTCTCAAGGCCCTTTCCTTTGGCCTCCTCTTCGCCCTGACCCCCACGCCCCTGGCCCGGGTGGGGGGCTGGGTGGTCCTGGAGTGGCTCACGGAGCAAGGGGCCTTCGCCTTCCCCTGGGGCTTTTTGGGCTACAGCCTGGTGGAGGCCCCGGGGCGGCTGCTCGCCGCCTTGGGCGGGGTCTACCTGCTCTCCCTCCTGGTCCTCCTCTTCGCCTGGGGGTTCCAGAGGCGGCTTTGGGCCCTCCTCCTGCCCTGGGGGGTCCTCTGGCTCCTCCCCCTGCCCGGGGCCGCTGGGGAGGAGCGGGCCCTCCTGGTCCAAGGGAACATCAACCCCCTCCAGAAGGTGCACGGGGAGCTGGAGGAGGCCACCTACCTCCGCCTCACGGAGGCGGGCCTCGAGGCCCATCCCGAGGCCCGGATCGTGGTCTGGCCCGAGACCGCGGTGTGGCGCATCCCCCAGGGCACCGCCCAGGTCCTGGAGGGGCGCCCCCTCCTCACCGGCCTCAACCTCCTGGGCCCCAACCGGGCCGTCCTCTACGGGGAGGGGGAGGTCCTGGCCCACTACGACAAAACCCGCCTGGTGCCTTTCGGGGAGTGGTTCCCCTTCCGGGAGGCCTTGGGGGGGGTTTACGGCTTCTTCTTCCGGGTCTTCGGGCTGGAGGGGCTCACCGACCGCATCCCTGGGGAGGGGGTGGCCCCCTTGGGCCCTTACGGGGCCATGATCTGCTACGAGTCGGTCTTCCCCTCCGTGGCCCGGGCCCTGGCCGGGGAAGGGGCCAGGGTCCTGGTTCTCCTCACCAACGACGCCTGGTTCGGCCCCTCTTTCGGGGGGAGGCAGCACTTCGCCCTAGGGCGCCTGCGGGCGGTGGAGACGGGACGCTGGCTGCTAAGGGCGGGCAACGATGGGATCACCGCCAGCATCGATCCCTTGGGCCGGGTGGTGGCCCAGATCCCCCCGCACCGCGAGGGGTACCTCCTCGCCCCCTTCGCCTTCCGGGAGGGGAGGACCCCTTATGTGCGCCTCGGGGACTGGGCGGTGGGCTTGGCGTTGACGCTCTTTCTCCTGGGCCTTATCCTTAGGATGCGCGCGCCGGGGTGGCGGAACCGGTAGACGCGGCAGACTCAAAATCTGCTGTCCGCAAGGACGTGCGGGTTCGAGTCCCGCCCCCGGCACCAAAAGGGTCAGGCCTGAAGGGCTTGGCCCTTAGGCTTTTATACCCCTTCCACCCGCATCCCCGGGACCTCCAAAAGCCGGGCCAGCTAGACGGGGTGCGCAGGCCAAGCAGGGGCGGTAACCAGGTTGCCGTCCGCCACCGCCTGGTCCACCAGCACCTCCACAGTACTGGGCCCCGGCCAGGGTAAGCTCCGGGCCTACCGCGGGGTAGGCGGTGGCCTTACGCCCCTTCATGACCCCGGCGGCTGTAAGCACCTGAAGGCCATGGCAGATGACGGCCACGGGCTTATTGGCGGCAAGAAGTGGCGTACGATTTCCAGGACCATGGGCGTCCAAGGATGTGCTCCGGGGCCCGCCCGCCAGGTACCCCTAGGGCGTCGTATTGGGCAGGGTCCACCTCGTCAAAGGTGGGGTTCAGCAGGGTGAGGTTGCGGCCGGGCTTTTCCGAATAGGTTTGGTCCCCCTCGAAGCCGTGCACCGCGGTGCGGATCCGCTGGCCAGAGCGCTTGCCTGGGCAGGCGGCGTGCACCTCAAAGCCCAGCATCTTCAGGGCTTGGAAGGGCACCATGACCTCGTAGTCTTGTCTTCCACGAAGTTGCCCAACAAAAGTGAAGATCGCGCCGTATTTCCCCCCTTTGCCCTTCGGGATTCCTTGGAATCCTGCCTTGGGACCGCGAGAGGGGTGGCGCCAAGGAGGATCTTTACGGGGGTTTACCAAGGCGGGGATGGGGCTACCCTCCCTCGCCGGTCCTCGGTTTCTCCCACAGGGCCAGAATGTAACCTGGTTCAGACTCCAGCTGGGGTGGGCTACCGAGCGCTTTTTGAAGGAGATCGCTCAGCTCCTCGGGGGAAAACCTGTGGGCGAGAGGGGGCCCCTCCTCCTCTTGGCGGAAGGGCCACTCCAAAACCGCCACCCGCTTGGCCACCCGGGCTGCCTCCTTCAGGGCAGGGATGGGGTCTAGGTGGTGGAGGCTGAGGCCGAAGAAAGCCAGGTCGAAGCTGTGGTCGGGGAAGGGGAGGCTTTCCGCTCGGGCTTCCAGGAAGTGGGCTTCTCTTACCTTGGCCCGGGCCACCTCGAGGCGGTCGGACCTGGGGTCCACCCCCACGGTGAAAAGGCCCAGGGAGGCGAAGGCCTCGGCGAAAACCCCGGTGCCCGTGCCGATGTCCAGGGCACTTTGGGCCTTAAGGCCCTCCAGGGCTTTTTGGACGATTTCCAAAGGGGGAAAGCGCTTGAGGCGCTCAGGGCTACGGAAGGGGTCCTGGGCCTCGCAGGCATTGGTGAACAGGGCCCACATCACCGTGGCCCCCTCCGCCGCAGCGGCTTGGAAGGCCGCCTCGAGGGCCCGGAAGACCGCCCCCTCTTCCCCGGAAAGCTCCGTGTGGGTGGGGTAGACGCGGTGCTCCACCCCGCTGGCCTCCAGGGTGGAAAGAGCCTGTTCCACCGCCCGGTAATCCCCCTGCAGAAGGGGGTAGAGGGCGAACAGGACCTTCACCGCCATCTTCCCAAGTATAGGGCCCCACGGTTTCCTGCCCGTAGGCCTGCCTGATCCGCGTCGGGGAAGGGGGGCTCGGCCTCAGGGGCTAGGAAGACCGCCTCCCTTTCCGCTTCCGGCGGGCCCAGGAGGTCTTGCAGGTCCTCGCGGGTGAGGAAACGGGCCTGAGCCCAGGGGAGAACGCCCTTTTCCCCGAGCCTCCGGTACAGGGCCGCCCAGGGGGAGAGGGCCTCAAGGATCCCCACCAAGAGGCTTCCCCCGGGCTTCAAGACCCTCCTTGCCTCGGAAAGGGTTTTCCCCACGTCCTCCACGAACTCCAGCACGGTGAAGAGAAGGACCACGTCGAAGCTTTTCTCGGGAAAAGGAAGGGCTTCCCCCTGGCCTTCCACCCACGTGGCTTCCGGCACCTTTCTTCGCCCCACCTGGAGCATGGCCGAAGAGGGTTCCAGCCCCACCTTACGGGCATAGGGAAGGCGCTTAAGCCAGTAGCCAGTTCCTGCTCCCACCTCCAAGAGGTCTTCCCCCGGAGGAAGAAGCGTTTCCAAAGCCTTTTCCTCCTCCGCGACGACAAAAGCTCCCAAGGGTGTCTCGTACCAAGACTCGTAGCCTTCGGCTAGGGTCGCAAAGGGATCTTCCCGCATCCTGGCCTTAGCTTAGTCGCACCACCACCCCTTCATCTGGGCGCAGGCGCAAGATGCCCTCCACGGCCTCCTCCCGGTCCAAGTGGGTGGAGAGGACCACTCCTCCCCTCCGGGGAAGGGGTAAAGCCCGCTCCTTGTCGGTGAAGTTCAGGGCCACCAGCCAGCCCTCCCCCCGCAGGTAGGCGTAGACCCCGCCTGCCGCCTGATAGGTGCGGTAGGCTCCGTAGAGGAGCTCAGGATCCTTCCGCAAGGCGATGAGGCGGCGCACCAGCTGGAGCATGGAGCGGGGATCCTGCTCCTGAGCGGCCACGTTCCTCAGCGGCCAGTCGGGGTTTAGGGGTAGCCAGGGTTCCACCGTGGAGAAACCCGCGTGAGGAGAGGCGTCCCAAGGCATAGGGGTGCGTTCGGGGTCCCGGCCCAGGGTGTGGTGGCCCGCAGGGGTGCGGTCCTTCTGCCTTAAGGCCGCTGGATCCTGCACCTTTTCCGGGGGGATTTCTCCGTTCGGCAGGGCCAGTTCGTCCCCGTAGTACCAGGTGGGGGTGCCCCGCAGGGTGAAAAGGAGCATGGCGGCCACCCGGGCCTGGGCTTCCCCGAGCCTCGAGGCCAACCGGGGCTGGTCGTGGTTGCCCAGAACCCAGTTGGGCCAGTCCCAGGGGGTGAGGAGGCTTTCGTATGCCTCCACGATGCGGGCAATGGTCTCGGGCTGCCAGTGGGGTAGGCCTTCGGTGATCAAGCTGAAGTTGAAGGGAAGGTGGCACCCCGCCCGGTAGTAACGCACCAGGCGGTGGAGGGGGAGGTAGATCTCCCCCACCATGACCCGTTCCTGTCCGGGCTGGCTGAACTCATCCAGGATATACCGCAACTCCCGCACGTAGGCGTAGGTTTCCGGCTGGTCCTCGGTGTAGGGGTGTTCGTGGCGCAGGCGATCGGGAAGCCCTGGCCGCCAGGAGGGGTTGCCCGGCTCGTCCCGGAAGAGGGGGTCCTTGGCCAAAAGCCAAAGCACGTCCACCCGAAAACCATCCACCCCCCGCCTTAGCCAGAAGCGCATGGCCTCGTGGATGGCCTCCCGCACCTCGGGGTTTTGCCAGTTGAGGTCGGGTTGCTCCGGGAGGAAGAGGTGGAGGTAGTACTGGCCGGTGTACTCGTCCAGGGTCCAGGCGGGGCCCCCGAAGAAGCTCTGCCAGTTGTTGGGGGGGCCGCCATCCGGCCCTGGGTCCTTCCAGATGTACCAATCCCGCTTGGGATTGTCCCGGGAGCTTCGGGACTCCAAAAACCAGGGGTGCTGGTCCGAGGTGTGGTTGGGCACCAGGTCGATGAGGACCTTGAGGCCCAGGGCGTGGGCCTCCTTTAGGAGGCGGTCAAAGTCCTCCAGGGTGCCGAAGATGGGATCCACGTCGCAGTAGTCGGCCACGTCGTAGCCGAAGTCCTTCATGGGGCTCTTGTAGAAGGGGGAGAGCCAGAGGGTCCCCACCCCCAGGCCCTTCAGGTAGGGAAGCCTCCTGCGAATCCCCTCCAGGTCGCCGATGCCGTCCCCGTTGGTGTCCTGGAAGCTTCGCGGATAGATCTGGTAGATCACGGTTTCCTTCCACCACATGCAAGGAGTCTACACCCGGAGGGGCTGGGTATGGAAGTCTTTCCAAAAGGAGGAACCCTGTGGATCGTGCAGAGGATCCAAAAAAGCCCCTCCCTTGCGGTTTATACTAGCCCTCATGAGCCTGATCATCGTGGCCAACCGTGCCCCTTTCCGCCTGACCGCCGAGGGGCTGGTTCCCGCAGTGGGGGGGCTGGCCACCGCGCTGCTCCCGGTCCTCGAGGCCCGGGGTGGAACCTGGGTGGCCGCGGCCGAGTGGGGCGAAAAGGGCCGGACGGCACAGCCACGGCAGAGCGCGATTCGTCTGGAGAGGGTTTTCCTCAGCGAAAGGGAGTGGCAGGGCTATTACGGTGGCTTTTCCAACCGGGTTCTCTGGCCCCTTTGTCATTACTTCTTGGATAAGATCGAACTTAGGCGGGAGTATTTCCAGGATTATCTGCGGGTGAACCGCCGCTTTGCCGAGGCGGTGGTCCGCATCTACCGGCAGGGGGATACGGTCTTTGTTCAGGACTATCACCTCCTGCTTCTTCCTGGGCTTCTTCGGGAGAGGATCCGGGGGCCCCTGGGTTTTTTCTTCCACATCCCCTGGCCCTCCAGTGGGGTCTTCCGCATCCTTCCCTGGGGACGGGCCTTGGTGGCGGGCGTCTTGGGAGCGGATCTGGTGGGTTTCCACACCTGGGAGTATGCGGAGAACTTCCTGCGCACCGCTGCCCATTACGGCTTTCCCGTGGAGGGGAACCGGGTGCGGATAGGGGAGCGCACCGTACGAGTGGAGGTCCATCCTTTGGGCATCGATACCCACCGGTTCCACGAGCTTTCGCAAAGCCCAGAGGTGGGGGCCCACGCCAGGAGCCTGCGGCGCCTGGCCGGGGTGGACCGCCTGATCCTGGGGGTGGACCGTCTGGACTACACCAAGGGGATCCGGGAAAGGCTTTTGGCTTATGAGCGCTTCCTCCAGGCCTACCCCCACTGGCGGGGCCGGGTGGCCTTTTTCCAGATCGCCACCCCGAGCCGTACCCAGGTGGCCGCCTACCGAGAGCTTAAGCGGCAGGTGGACGAGGTGGTGGGGCGGATCCTGGGGAGCTTCCTGCGGGAGGACTGGGTACCCCTCCGGTACTTTTACCAGACCTACACCCAGGAAGAGCTTTCCGCCTTCTACCGGGCCGCAGACGTGGCCCTCATTACCCCTTTGCGGGACGGGATGAACCTGGTGGCCCTGGAGTACGTTTACACCTCCTCGGAAGGAGTCCTGGTTCTTTCCAACCTGGCAGGGGCTGCGGAGTACCTCAAGGAGGCCCTCTTGGTTAACCCCTACGATTTGGACGGCATGGCGGCGGCCTTGGACAGGGCCCTGCGCATGCCCCAGGGGGAGCGGCGGGAGCGGCTACTGGCCCTAAAGGCAAGGATCCAGGTCCTGGATGCCCAAAGCTGGGCGGATCGGTTCCTCTCCTCTTTGGAGGCGGGATGAGGGTGGAAAACCCCCTCTTCCTTCTGGACTACGACGGCACCCTGGCGCCCATCGCCCCAAGGCCTGAGGAGGCCTTCCCTCACCCGGAAGCCCTTGAGGTCCTCAGGGCCCTGATGGCCCGCTACCCCCTCTATGTGATCACGGGTAGGCGGGTGGCGGATCTGGCCAGGCTTCTTCCCCTTCCGGGCTTAAGGGTAGTGGGGGGTCATGGCCTCGAGGAGGGCCAGGTGGGAGGGGAAAGCCGCCTCCTTTTCCCTGTGGACCTTGGTCCCCTGCGGCGGGTGTTGCCTTCCTGCCCGGGGGTTTGGCTGGAGGATAAGGGATTTGCCCTGGCCTTCCACTACCGCGGGGCGGAGGACGAGCCAAGGGCCCGGGCCTGCCTGGAGGGGTGGCTCTCTGCCCACGAGGACCTTTTGCGGGCCTTGGGTCTCGAGGCCCTTAGAGGGAAGAAGGTCCTGGAAATCAAGCCCAAGGGAGCCAGCAAGGGGGAGGCGGTGTTGCGCCTCTTGCCAAGGCACCCCGGCCACACCCCCGTTTACATCGGCGATGATGCCACCGATGAGTCCGCCTTCCAGGCCCTTAAGGGGAGGGGGCTGACCCTGAAGGTGGGCCCCGGGCCCACCCTAGCGGAGGGGCGGCTAGGGGATGTGGAGGCGGTGCTGGCCTACTTGAAGTCCTACCTCTAACGGCGCATACTTGGGGATCGTGGATCCCCTTTGGTACAAGGATGCGGTCATCTATCAGTTGCACGTGCGCTCCTTCTTTGACGCCAACGACGATGGTTACGGGGACTTTGAGGGCCTGAGGCAGAAGCTCCCCTACCTCGAGGCCTTGGGGGTCAACACCCTCTGGCTCATGCCTTTCTTCCAATCCCCCTTGCGGGACGACGGGTATGACATCGCCGACTACTACCAGATCCTGCCCGTCCACGGGACCCTCGAGGACTTCCGGCGCTTCCTGGACGAGGCCCACGCCAGGGGGATGCGGGTCATCATTGAGCTGGTCCTCAACCACACCTCCATCGACCACCCTTGGTTCCAGGAGGCCAGGAAGCCGGGTAGCCCCTTGCGGGACTTTTACGTGTGGAGCGATACCCCGGACAAGTACAAGGGGGTCAGGGTCATCTTCCAGGACTTCGAGCCCAGCAACTGGACCTTCGACCCGGTGGCCGGGGCCTACTATTGGCACCGCTTCTACCACCACCAGCCCGACCTCAACTGGGACAACCCCGAGGTGGAGCGGGCCATGCACCAGGTGATGTTCTTCTGGGCCGACATGGGGGTGGACGGTTTCCGCCTGGACGCCATCCCCTACCTCTACGAGCGGGAAGGGACCAGTTGCGAAAACCTTCCCGAAACCATTGAGGCGGTGAAACGCCTGCGCAAGGCCTTGGAGGAACGCTATGGCCCCGGTAAGGTTCTCTTGGCCGAGGCCAACATGTGGCCCGAGGAGACCCTCCCCTACTTCGGGGAGGGGGATGGGGTGCACATGGCCTACAACTTCCCCCTGATGCCCCGTCTTTTCCTGGCCCTGCGCCGGGAGGACCGGGGCCCCATCGAGGCCATGCTTCAGGAAACAGAAGGCATACCGGAAACCGCCCAGTGGGCCCTTTTTCTGCGTAACCACGACGAGCTAACTCTGGAGAAGGTCACGGAGGAGGAGCGGGAGTTCCTCTGGGAGGTTTATGCTCCCGACCCCAGGTACCGGATCAACCTGGGGATCCGCCGCAGACTCATGCCCCTTCTGGGTGGGGATAAGCGGCGGTTTGAGCTGCTTCACGCCCTCCTCTTCACCCTAAAGGGAAGCCCTATCCTCTACTACGGGGACGAGATCGGCATGGGGGATAACCCTTTCCTGGGGGACCGCAACGGGGTCAGGACCCCCATGCAGTGGTCCGCCGACCGGAACGCGGGCTTTTCCCGGGCCCCCTACCACCGCCTCTTCCTTCCCCCGGTGAGCGAAGGGCCCTACAGCTACCACTTTGTCAATGTGGAGGCCCAACAAGAAAATCCCCATTCCCTTCTCAACTTCGTCCGCCGTCTCCTGGGCATCCGGAACCGCTACGCCAAGGTTTTGGGCCGTGGGAGCCTCCGCCTTTTGCCCGTGGAAAACCGTCGCATCCTGGCCTACGAACGGGAGTACCAGGGAGAAAGGGTCTTGGTGGTGGCCAACCTCTCTCGGTATTCCCAAGCCTTTGATCTGCCCCTGGAGGGGGAGGTGGGCCTGGTTCCGGTGGAGCTCTTTTCCCAAAGCCCTTTTCCCCCAGTGGAGGACCGCTACCGCCTGGCCTTGGGTCCCCATGGCTTTATCCTCTTCACCCTGAGGCCCAAGGCAGAAGTGGAGCGCCTGTACCTTCCCGATTGGGTGGCGACCGAGGAGGAGGTGGAGGCGCCCCAGGACCTGCCCGTTGTGTCCCTTTCCGGGGGCGTGGAGGGTCTTTTCATCGATACCTTGGCGGACGAAAGGGCCCGGGCTTCCTTCCTAAGCGCCTTGGGTAGGGTGCTTGGGGAGCGGAGTTGGCTGGCCTTAAGGCCCGAGCGGGTGGAGCTCAAAGACGCCCTTCGCCTTCAGAAAGCGCCCCCTTTGTACCTCACCCTCCTGCGCCTCGAGGGGGAGGAGGGTTCCCTTGAGGCCTTTCTGCCCGTTGCCCTGCGCCCGGAAGGGGAAGGCCCGGGGCTTTTCGCCCGAGTGCGGGGAGGGGGATACCTCTTTGAGCTCTCCCAGGACCCCGGGTTTTACGACCTCCTCTTGAGGAGGCTTGCCCAAGGGTTTGAGGGCCGGAGCCTCAGGGCCCACTACCGGGGTCGTCATCCGGGTCCCTTTCCCGAAGCCCTGGAGCTTCTCCGCCCGGGTTTGGCGGCAGGGGAAGGGGTTTGGCTCCAGGTGGGGTTGGTCCAGGATGGGGGGCTGGACCGTACGGAGCGCCTTTTGCCCCGCCTGGATCTCCCTTGGGTTCTGAAGCCCGTAGGGGGGCTTTACCGGGCTCGAGGCCAGGAACGGCGGGCCTTGGCCCTCACCGGTACCCTCCCTTCCCCCCGTCCCCAGGACGCCTTTGCCTACGCCTTAAGGCTGGCGGGGGAGGGCCTGGCCCGGTTGCAAGACCACCCGGTTGGGGAGGGGGCCTTAGGTTTGGTGGCCCATGCCCTCGGGGAGCTGGAGGCCCTGGCCCGGCTTTTGGGGGTGCGGCTTGCCCTTTTGCACCGGGCCTTGGGGGAGGCGGAGGGAGAGGGGGAGGGGGTACCCCTCCTGAACCGCGGTTTAGAGGCTTTTGTGGAGGCCGGAGGGGAGGTTTTCCTTCTGGCCTTGGGTAGGGAGGGTAGGGGCCTTCCCCTTCAGGACCTGGCCCGGCTGGCCTACGACCTGGAGCGGGCCCTCTATCTGGCGGCAGAAGAGAGGGAAGGAGCGGAGGCTTGGGTGGATCTGGCCGCAGACTTTCTGGAGGCGGCTCTTCTTCAGGCCTACCAGGAGGTGAACCAGGGCGAGGTGCAGGCTGTGGGGTTCCCCCAGGCCATGCTGGCCTTGGCGCAAGAACAGGCCCTATG harbors:
- the treS gene encoding maltose alpha-D-glucosyltransferase yields the protein MDPLWYKDAVIYQLHVRSFFDANDDGYGDFEGLRQKLPYLEALGVNTLWLMPFFQSPLRDDGYDIADYYQILPVHGTLEDFRRFLDEAHARGMRVIIELVLNHTSIDHPWFQEARKPGSPLRDFYVWSDTPDKYKGVRVIFQDFEPSNWTFDPVAGAYYWHRFYHHQPDLNWDNPEVERAMHQVMFFWADMGVDGFRLDAIPYLYEREGTSCENLPETIEAVKRLRKALEERYGPGKVLLAEANMWPEETLPYFGEGDGVHMAYNFPLMPRLFLALRREDRGPIEAMLQETEGIPETAQWALFLRNHDELTLEKVTEEEREFLWEVYAPDPRYRINLGIRRRLMPLLGGDKRRFELLHALLFTLKGSPILYYGDEIGMGDNPFLGDRNGVRTPMQWSADRNAGFSRAPYHRLFLPPVSEGPYSYHFVNVEAQQENPHSLLNFVRRLLGIRNRYAKVLGRGSLRLLPVENRRILAYEREYQGERVLVVANLSRYSQAFDLPLEGEVGLVPVELFSQSPFPPVEDRYRLALGPHGFILFTLRPKAEVERLYLPDWVATEEEVEAPQDLPVVSLSGGVEGLFIDTLADERARASFLSALGRVLGERSWLALRPERVELKDALRLQKAPPLYLTLLRLEGEEGSLEAFLPVALRPEGEGPGLFARVRGGGYLFELSQDPGFYDLLLRRLAQGFEGRSLRAHYRGRHPGPFPEALELLRPGLAAGEGVWLQVGLVQDGGLDRTERLLPRLDLPWVLKPVGGLYRARGQERRALALTGTLPSPRPQDAFAYALRLAGEGLARLQDHPVGEGALGLVAHALGELEALARLLGVRLALLHRALGEAEGEGEGVPLLNRGLEAFVEAGGEVFLLALGREGRGLPLQDLARLAYDLERALYLAAEEREGAEAWVDLAADFLEAALLQAYQEVNQGEVQAVGFPQAMLALAQEQALWKEGSGRKRVLERWRRKAGDQEVQ
- a CDS encoding alpha-amylase family glycosyl hydrolase, whose product is MWWKETVIYQIYPRSFQDTNGDGIGDLEGIRRRLPYLKGLGVGTLWLSPFYKSPMKDFGYDVADYCDVDPIFGTLEDFDRLLKEAHALGLKVLIDLVPNHTSDQHPWFLESRSSRDNPKRDWYIWKDPGPDGGPPNNWQSFFGGPAWTLDEYTGQYYLHLFLPEQPDLNWQNPEVREAIHEAMRFWLRRGVDGFRVDVLWLLAKDPLFRDEPGNPSWRPGLPDRLRHEHPYTEDQPETYAYVRELRYILDEFSQPGQERVMVGEIYLPLHRLVRYYRAGCHLPFNFSLITEGLPHWQPETIARIVEAYESLLTPWDWPNWVLGNHDQPRLASRLGEAQARVAAMLLFTLRGTPTWYYGDELALPNGEIPPEKVQDPAALRQKDRTPAGHHTLGRDPERTPMPWDASPHAGFSTVEPWLPLNPDWPLRNVAAQEQDPRSMLQLVRRLIALRKDPELLYGAYRTYQAAGGVYAYLRGEGWLVALNFTDKERALPLPRRGGVVLSTHLDREEAVEGILRLRPDEGVVVRLS
- a CDS encoding alpha,alpha-trehalose-phosphate synthase (UDP-forming), with the translated sequence MSLIIVANRAPFRLTAEGLVPAVGGLATALLPVLEARGGTWVAAAEWGEKGRTAQPRQSAIRLERVFLSEREWQGYYGGFSNRVLWPLCHYFLDKIELRREYFQDYLRVNRRFAEAVVRIYRQGDTVFVQDYHLLLLPGLLRERIRGPLGFFFHIPWPSSGVFRILPWGRALVAGVLGADLVGFHTWEYAENFLRTAAHYGFPVEGNRVRIGERTVRVEVHPLGIDTHRFHELSQSPEVGAHARSLRRLAGVDRLILGVDRLDYTKGIRERLLAYERFLQAYPHWRGRVAFFQIATPSRTQVAAYRELKRQVDEVVGRILGSFLREDWVPLRYFYQTYTQEELSAFYRAADVALITPLRDGMNLVALEYVYTSSEGVLVLSNLAGAAEYLKEALLVNPYDLDGMAAALDRALRMPQGERRERLLALKARIQVLDAQSWADRFLSSLEAG
- the otsB gene encoding trehalose-phosphatase gives rise to the protein MRVENPLFLLDYDGTLAPIAPRPEEAFPHPEALEVLRALMARYPLYVITGRRVADLARLLPLPGLRVVGGHGLEEGQVGGESRLLFPVDLGPLRRVLPSCPGVWLEDKGFALAFHYRGAEDEPRARACLEGWLSAHEDLLRALGLEALRGKKVLEIKPKGASKGEAVLRLLPRHPGHTPVYIGDDATDESAFQALKGRGLTLKVGPGPTLAEGRLGDVEAVLAYLKSYL
- the lnt gene encoding apolipoprotein N-acyltransferase, whose product is MRPFLLGLLLALTLPPFPFGFFAPVVLAFLLQGGFRTGFLTGLGFWGLHLIWLPQSFTALFGPLGALPFLPLVLLKALSFGLLFALTPTPLARVGGWVVLEWLTEQGAFAFPWGFLGYSLVEAPGRLLAALGGVYLLSLLVLLFAWGFQRRLWALLLPWGVLWLLPLPGAAGEERALLVQGNINPLQKVHGELEEATYLRLTEAGLEAHPEARIVVWPETAVWRIPQGTAQVLEGRPLLTGLNLLGPNRAVLYGEGEVLAHYDKTRLVPFGEWFPFREALGGVYGFFFRVFGLEGLTDRIPGEGVAPLGPYGAMICYESVFPSVARALAGEGARVLVLLTNDAWFGPSFGGRQHFALGRLRAVETGRWLLRAGNDGITASIDPLGRVVAQIPPHREGYLLAPFAFREGRTPYVRLGDWAVGLALTLFLLGLILRMRAPGWRNR
- a CDS encoding class I SAM-dependent methyltransferase, which encodes MREDPFATLAEGYESWYETPLGAFVVAEEEKALETLLPPGEDLLEVGAGTGYWLKRLPYARKVGLEPSSAMLQVGRRKVPEATWVEGQGEALPFPEKSFDVVLLFTVLEFVEDVGKTLSEARRVLKPGGSLLVGILEALSPWAALYRRLGEKGVLPWAQARFLTREDLQDLLGPPEAEREAVFLAPEAEPPFPDADQAGLRAGNRGALYLGRWR
- a CDS encoding class I SAM-dependent methyltransferase is translated as MAVKVLFALYPLLQGDYRAVEQALSTLEASGVEHRVYPTHTELSGEEGAVFRALEAAFQAAAAEGATVMWALFTNACEAQDPFRSPERLKRFPPLEIVQKALEGLKAQSALDIGTGTGVFAEAFASLGLFTVGVDPRSDRLEVARAKVREAHFLEARAESLPFPDHSFDLAFFGLSLHHLDPIPALKEAARVAKRVAVLEWPFRQEEEGPPLAHRFSPEELSDLLQKALGSPPQLESEPGYILALWEKPRTGEGG
- a CDS encoding DJ-1/PfpI family protein, with translation MVPFQALKMLGFEVHAACPGKRSGQRIRTAVHGFEGDQTYSEKPGRNLTLLNPTFDEVDPAQYDALGVPGGRAPEHILGRPWSWKSYATSCRQ
- a CDS encoding metallophosphoesterase family protein, giving the protein MRLGVLSDIHANLPAFEAALEALREEGVDEVLVLGDLVGYGPHPKQVIARLMKEGLPTIAGAWDLRVAYPLPGTLPEGVGKATLEWTRSQLSERELNYLRSLRLSHRKVYGENRLVAFHGTPGNPEKHLDLLGPANQLLPHLERYGAATLLLGGRHLPLSRRVGLGLVADPGSVGLSLSGEPGADAMVLDTETLEVRFLKVPYDLGPLIFDLRAWGLPPVLEKVYRTGRFPQQD